From the genome of Lentilactobacillus buchneri, one region includes:
- a CDS encoding zinc-binding dehydrogenase, with product MKSTLFVKPGKVEIEEIDKPTIQADDDVILHIVRACVCGSDLWAYRGLEDKEPNSENSGHEAIAIVDQVGKDITTVQPGDFVIAPFTHGCGHCAACRAGYEGSCQTHSDNFSSGYQAEYVRYQHAEWSLVKIPGKPADYSDGMLNSLLSLADVMATGYHAARVANVKAGDTVVVVGDGAVGLCGVIASQMRGASRIIAMSRHEDRQKLATEFGATDIVPERGDEAVAKVMALTNGAGADAVLECVGSELSTETAMKVARPGAIVGRVGLPHTKKTDLSSSFYGNLGIAGGPASVTTYDKSVLLKAVLDGDIHPGKVFTKRFNLDEIDDAYQAMAKREAIKSLVVVQD from the coding sequence AAGAGATTGACAAGCCAACCATCCAAGCTGATGACGACGTTATTTTACACATTGTCCGTGCCTGCGTCTGTGGATCTGATTTGTGGGCTTACCGTGGCTTGGAAGATAAGGAACCCAATTCCGAAAACAGCGGCCACGAAGCAATTGCGATCGTTGATCAAGTCGGCAAAGACATTACTACCGTTCAGCCCGGCGACTTTGTGATTGCCCCATTTACCCATGGATGTGGACACTGTGCTGCCTGCCGTGCCGGTTATGAAGGCAGCTGCCAAACTCATAGCGATAACTTCAGTTCCGGCTACCAAGCCGAATATGTGCGTTACCAGCACGCTGAATGGTCACTGGTCAAGATCCCTGGGAAACCAGCCGATTACAGCGATGGCATGTTGAACTCGCTGTTGTCGTTGGCTGACGTTATGGCAACCGGCTATCATGCTGCCCGGGTTGCCAACGTCAAAGCTGGTGACACAGTTGTCGTTGTCGGTGACGGTGCCGTTGGCCTGTGTGGCGTGATTGCTTCTCAAATGCGGGGTGCCAGCCGGATCATCGCAATGAGCCGCCATGAAGATCGTCAAAAATTGGCTACTGAATTTGGTGCAACTGATATTGTCCCTGAACGAGGCGACGAAGCAGTTGCCAAAGTCATGGCATTAACCAACGGTGCCGGCGCGGATGCCGTACTGGAATGTGTTGGCTCTGAGCTTTCAACCGAAACTGCCATGAAGGTTGCTCGTCCAGGCGCAATCGTTGGCCGAGTTGGTCTGCCGCATACCAAGAAGACTGACCTCAGCAGTTCGTTCTATGGCAACCTTGGCATTGCCGGAGGTCCAGCTTCAGTAACCACCTACGATAAATCAGTCCTGTTGAAGGCTGTCTTAGACGGTGACATTCACCCAGGCAAGGTCTTCACCAAGCGCTTCAATCTGGATGAAATTGACGATGCTTATCAAGCAATGGCTAAACGTGAAGCTATTAAGTCGCTGGTTGTTGTTCAAGATTAA
- a CDS encoding LPXTG cell wall anchor domain-containing protein, translated as MDTLESGVAQDLHYVYGTEKGSVINGQTVTMGISFKADEISAPVTLSASQTMAMAYSAMVTNTPANVYTDSYGNEYKNPAQEDQAVWDFSVTIPTAQPKNALLEPGSDVNVYYYLAGEQTYVGMTKGTAENGLIDSAPEISTGQLKDGSPATVLKWTIKAGDVADQIAKDQTLKFQVIAKVNKDAANFQWLKTDVGVGFTFQGAQPINQLMDKIAATMVLPHDPTTWNVTGGSWKPMVHYGSKDGFGALADRDLLNPDPQVYSDANAVLEFYDALLPLFLFNDVDPEVPQNERLRDFNYYALHQSIDPREDLETVIIHNFVYLPSNSIKDSKTPSGVVGEWTYFKENPYLSLAVKYEGEGQNQYHTLFDNLPTITSDVEKDKDGNPIFATGGNDGSVGYIYINRQQLLAAGLDPTKNVVELYLYMHKKGMGDIPKNPDTISRESIYQYPDYPYKAYKNDTITITDKNGAQRTILKRDLLKSPEDGGLPAGSWAPHGTYGGVYFKTVVKSGATPGTIVHQMTPKVSWSNARTYVSLQDWVSDANAPEGLWRWLAKDEAEQQASIDEGSGWPGVVWQFLNPSTIEIAAPNKNASRYVTSAIFLDGKATGSVLETGAHQLTLGFVLDKSSLGNLVARDTPFETYTVLPKGVTFDAAASKQSGVIPFGNQYSVIDNFKGSGQQVLKIVWTDISNLTPGKNGATRVIVNIDKSAPKDMVFQNFINVGPDTENYIVSVPAINNATLSTTQKIADGSTTGLIDTKTPLITSGNYYILDKDSKLQSNQLVSQSDKGDYHHAVAVETGKQATVKITFTDNTDESLSQLDLLDFLPQAGSIEGVSTSDVRTSTYTAGLTGPVVLPADWTGKVNVYYTTEDQANLLKDLSAVTWQLENSVTDWSKITAFRIMLPGTSGQTINGRPAEGITFNLAVPDKSTFISKYAEAGKQVGVGELNDKLKDEVAYNSYVVGVNQMGYTEPLLAAIKVVNVDEKAKEPAQPILDETRPTNDAEQPVAPVAPVENNGTKVVDVTGPTAPEAGTTVVADYQPNLDQPQEPVAPVAPKKAENPVTPGGNVDPNKPITPTPSTPTPGTPTPTPNTPGTPNETNPTPQENVVHEDTTESQEPGMIKTGEKAPEAPKKQTAKDPQNSKEQLKVNDPGKVVANDAQAGQAKQATTQAVGQAATEKGTNEGRQAALPQTGDTETGQAVSIIGMILLAMFGWLGFGKKRKRE; from the coding sequence TTGGATACATTAGAAAGTGGTGTCGCTCAAGACCTTCACTATGTTTATGGCACCGAAAAGGGCAGTGTGATCAATGGCCAAACGGTCACGATGGGCATCTCATTTAAGGCTGACGAAATCTCAGCGCCTGTCACCCTGAGTGCCTCACAGACGATGGCCATGGCGTATTCGGCAATGGTGACCAACACCCCGGCTAACGTCTACACAGATTCCTATGGTAACGAATATAAGAATCCGGCTCAAGAAGATCAGGCCGTTTGGGACTTCAGTGTGACGATCCCAACCGCCCAACCAAAGAATGCACTGCTGGAACCAGGTAGTGATGTGAACGTTTATTACTATCTGGCGGGCGAGCAGACCTATGTTGGGATGACTAAAGGAACCGCTGAAAACGGTTTGATTGACTCAGCTCCGGAAATTTCGACCGGCCAACTGAAAGATGGGTCTCCGGCAACCGTTCTTAAATGGACAATTAAGGCCGGTGACGTGGCGGATCAAATTGCCAAGGACCAAACCCTGAAGTTCCAAGTGATCGCCAAGGTCAACAAAGATGCCGCCAACTTCCAGTGGCTTAAGACTGATGTCGGGGTCGGTTTCACTTTCCAAGGTGCCCAGCCAATCAATCAGCTAATGGACAAGATCGCGGCTACCATGGTACTGCCGCATGATCCAACCACTTGGAACGTGACTGGTGGGAGTTGGAAACCGATGGTTCACTACGGCTCAAAAGACGGTTTTGGCGCATTGGCGGATAGGGATTTGCTCAATCCGGACCCACAAGTTTATTCCGACGCGAACGCTGTCTTGGAATTCTATGATGCTTTGCTGCCGCTATTTCTATTTAATGATGTAGATCCGGAAGTTCCCCAAAACGAACGGCTGCGTGACTTTAACTATTATGCACTCCACCAGTCGATCGATCCGCGTGAGGATTTAGAGACGGTTATCATCCACAACTTTGTCTACCTGCCTTCAAATAGTATCAAGGATTCCAAGACACCATCTGGGGTGGTCGGCGAATGGACGTACTTCAAGGAAAATCCATACTTGTCACTGGCTGTGAAATATGAGGGTGAGGGACAGAACCAGTACCACACTTTATTTGATAATCTGCCAACCATCACCTCAGATGTCGAAAAGGATAAAGATGGTAACCCAATCTTTGCGACTGGCGGCAACGATGGTTCTGTCGGGTACATCTATATCAATCGCCAACAATTATTGGCAGCCGGACTTGATCCGACAAAGAATGTGGTCGAATTGTATCTCTATATGCATAAGAAGGGCATGGGTGACATTCCAAAGAATCCGGATACCATTAGTCGGGAAAGTATCTACCAATATCCGGATTACCCGTACAAGGCTTATAAGAATGATACAATCACCATTACCGATAAGAACGGTGCTCAAAGAACGATTTTGAAACGGGATCTGTTGAAATCTCCTGAAGATGGTGGCTTACCTGCCGGATCCTGGGCACCGCATGGCACCTATGGCGGCGTCTACTTCAAAACTGTCGTCAAATCAGGCGCAACGCCTGGAACGATCGTGCATCAGATGACCCCTAAGGTCAGTTGGTCGAATGCCAGAACCTATGTGAGTTTGCAGGATTGGGTGTCGGATGCCAATGCCCCTGAAGGCTTATGGCGTTGGCTGGCAAAGGACGAGGCCGAACAGCAAGCCTCCATCGATGAAGGATCAGGTTGGCCGGGGGTTGTCTGGCAATTCCTCAACCCGTCAACAATCGAAATTGCGGCGCCAAATAAAAATGCCAGTCGTTACGTGACTTCTGCGATTTTCCTGGACGGCAAGGCCACGGGCTCAGTTCTTGAGACTGGTGCTCATCAATTGACCCTTGGGTTTGTGTTGGACAAGAGTTCGCTCGGTAACCTGGTTGCCAGAGACACGCCATTTGAGACTTACACAGTTCTGCCAAAGGGTGTCACGTTCGATGCAGCCGCCTCAAAACAGTCCGGCGTCATTCCGTTTGGTAACCAATACTCAGTTATTGATAACTTTAAAGGTTCTGGTCAACAGGTGCTTAAGATTGTCTGGACAGACATCTCCAACTTAACACCAGGAAAGAACGGCGCGACTCGGGTGATTGTCAACATTGATAAGAGTGCGCCAAAAGATATGGTTTTCCAGAACTTCATTAATGTTGGTCCCGATACTGAGAATTATATTGTCTCAGTCCCAGCGATTAATAATGCCACGCTGTCAACGACCCAAAAAATTGCGGACGGCTCGACAACCGGTTTGATTGATACCAAGACACCTTTGATTACATCAGGTAACTACTACATTTTGGATAAAGATTCCAAACTGCAGAGCAATCAATTGGTCAGCCAAAGCGACAAAGGTGATTATCACCACGCCGTTGCAGTTGAAACCGGTAAGCAGGCGACCGTCAAGATTACCTTTACCGACAATACGGACGAGAGTTTGTCACAGCTTGACTTACTTGATTTCTTACCGCAAGCCGGTTCAATTGAAGGTGTCTCAACATCTGATGTGAGAACTTCGACCTATACGGCCGGTTTGACTGGTCCGGTTGTTCTGCCGGCCGATTGGACAGGGAAAGTCAACGTTTACTACACCACTGAGGACCAGGCAAATCTGTTGAAGGATCTGAGTGCAGTGACTTGGCAGCTGGAAAATTCAGTGACCGACTGGTCGAAGATCACCGCCTTTAGAATCATGCTTCCCGGCACTTCAGGGCAAACCATCAATGGCCGTCCGGCAGAAGGGATTACCTTTAACTTGGCAGTTCCAGACAAATCGACCTTTATCTCGAAATATGCTGAAGCCGGCAAACAGGTTGGGGTTGGCGAGTTAAACGACAAACTCAAAGATGAAGTGGCTTACAACTCATACGTTGTCGGGGTTAATCAAATGGGCTATACGGAACCATTGTTGGCCGCAATTAAAGTCGTCAACGTTGATGAAAAGGCCAAGGAACCAGCCCAACCAATTTTGGATGAAACCCGCCCAACCAACGACGCGGAACAGCCAGTTGCGCCGGTGGCACCAGTCGAAAATAACGGAACCAAAGTGGTTGATGTGACCGGTCCAACCGCACCTGAAGCTGGAACGACAGTCGTGGCAGACTACCAGCCAAACCTTGACCAGCCACAAGAACCGGTTGCCCCAGTGGCACCGAAGAAGGCTGAGAATCCGGTAACGCCTGGTGGCAACGTGGATCCTAACAAGCCGATCACTCCAACACCAAGCACGCCAACTCCGGGAACTCCGACGCCAACACCGAATACACCTGGTACGCCAAATGAGACAAATCCGACACCGCAGGAGAATGTTGTTCATGAAGACACGACCGAGTCTCAGGAACCGGGAATGATCAAGACTGGCGAAAAGGCACCTGAAGCACCGAAGAAGCAAACCGCAAAAGACCCTCAAAATAGCAAAGAACAATTGAAGGTCAATGATCCTGGCAAAGTGGTTGCTAACGATGCTCAAGCTGGCCAAGCTAAGCAAGCAACAACCCAAGCTGTTGGCCAAGCAGCTACAGAGAAAGGAACTAACGAAGGCCGACAAGCAGCCTTACCACAAACTGGTGATACCGAAACTGGCCAAGCGGTTTCAATCATTGGCATGATCTTATTGGCAATGTTTGGTTGGCTTGGATTTGGTAAGAAGCGGAAAAGAGAATAA
- a CDS encoding KxYKxGKxW signal peptide domain-containing protein — translation MKSSNRGIINQEDVTAKHYKMYKAGKRWMIAGLTVAAFGVGSQLSTVTDASADTTPTAQGNAGNSATATPELVKTTTSAPTAATTPAATQKPAAQPATATTTTADQTATPAPQTAQPAPAAETQQSTTAQTPKAQSESTTEPQSQPVNSGQTEAANPGTSQAAQQPAQATATPQAAQPTKAAETDTNQPAAKPSTSNNTTADKAAETKETGTKETETKAADTKAGETQAPESKTAEATPTPAQATTEPTVAEDLSYDQAVNVYNASKKLYGIITNQLDQAKNAYDQQLTVYKDKLAEYNQALEKYQVNQTQYSSEKAAYEKAKAEYEAAKTAYDQKKQDYDQTKALNDKAAADYRAAKDKVEAAVTTHTAQKTEYDSALAKYETARSAYEAARAQYEKGQGTSTDAQFKAIQDHYLQTKADYEKTEAEYQTVKTQYDAAQKQIDDLQPQFKDADQKQKATADQFKAIDAEYQKINQQYQQAHTTFANLEKQFTDAGIDFIAKTDAYNQLKADFDAVKAVHDRLAERYSVAQGAYDTLTTRLAELNDQYLIELKSYQEEMKVWDETYAKAMAFEKAVAESAPEKTANPILPGIQVTPTAKIVDVGDNGVFDLHFDANGIRTIYTNAEMVVNLPTDKGLSFDASDLAQYAIAGVTPVYDATTKTLTYHWIH, via the coding sequence ATGAAATCATCAAACAGGGGAATTATTAATCAGGAGGATGTTACTGCTAAACATTATAAGATGTATAAAGCGGGCAAGCGATGGATGATTGCCGGCTTAACGGTCGCTGCCTTTGGCGTTGGCAGCCAGTTAAGTACGGTCACCGACGCATCTGCAGACACAACGCCGACCGCCCAAGGAAATGCGGGTAATAGTGCGACTGCAACTCCTGAACTGGTTAAGACAACTACGAGTGCACCGACAGCAGCAACCACTCCAGCTGCCACACAGAAACCAGCAGCCCAACCGGCTACGGCAACTACGACGACTGCAGACCAAACAGCGACGCCAGCACCACAAACTGCTCAACCGGCGCCAGCAGCTGAGACCCAACAGTCAACGACTGCGCAGACTCCAAAGGCCCAATCCGAGTCAACAACTGAGCCACAGTCACAACCGGTCAATTCCGGTCAGACGGAAGCTGCCAACCCAGGTACATCACAGGCAGCCCAACAGCCTGCTCAGGCAACAGCGACGCCTCAAGCAGCCCAGCCGACAAAAGCAGCTGAGACTGACACTAACCAGCCAGCTGCCAAGCCATCAACATCCAACAATACCACCGCTGATAAAGCAGCAGAAACTAAGGAAACCGGAACCAAGGAAACAGAAACCAAGGCAGCTGACACCAAGGCAGGAGAAACTCAGGCACCGGAATCTAAGACAGCTGAAGCCACACCGACGCCAGCTCAGGCAACTACGGAGCCAACCGTTGCCGAAGATTTGTCATATGATCAAGCGGTCAACGTGTATAACGCCAGCAAGAAACTCTACGGCATCATTACCAACCAGCTGGATCAGGCCAAGAATGCTTATGATCAACAATTAACCGTCTATAAGGACAAACTGGCCGAATATAACCAGGCGCTTGAAAAATATCAGGTTAATCAAACCCAGTATTCCAGCGAAAAGGCGGCCTATGAGAAAGCTAAGGCCGAATATGAAGCTGCCAAAACCGCTTACGATCAAAAGAAACAGGATTACGATCAGACCAAGGCATTGAATGACAAAGCAGCCGCTGACTACCGAGCTGCCAAGGATAAGGTGGAAGCTGCGGTCACCACCCATACGGCTCAAAAGACCGAGTACGACAGTGCCCTCGCCAAATATGAAACAGCCAGAAGTGCGTATGAAGCTGCCCGAGCTCAGTATGAGAAAGGACAGGGAACCTCCACCGATGCTCAGTTTAAGGCGATCCAGGACCATTATCTGCAGACCAAGGCAGATTATGAAAAGACCGAAGCGGAATACCAGACAGTTAAGACCCAATATGACGCCGCTCAAAAGCAAATCGACGACCTGCAGCCGCAGTTCAAGGATGCTGATCAAAAACAAAAGGCAACTGCCGATCAATTCAAAGCAATCGACGCTGAATATCAAAAAATCAATCAGCAGTATCAACAAGCTCACACCACCTTTGCAAACCTGGAAAAACAATTTACCGATGCCGGAATTGACTTTATCGCCAAGACCGATGCTTACAATCAATTGAAAGCTGATTTTGATGCCGTTAAAGCCGTTCACGACAGACTGGCCGAGAGGTATAGTGTTGCCCAGGGGGCTTATGATACCTTAACCACCCGTTTGGCTGAGTTAAATGACCAGTATCTGATTGAATTGAAGAGTTACCAAGAAGAAATGAAAGTCTGGGATGAAACTTACGCCAAGGCAATGGCATTCGAGAAAGCGGTAGCGGAAAGTGCGCCGGAAAAGACTGCTAATCCGATCCTACCCGGCATCCAGGTTACACCGACTGCTAAAATAGTTGATGTCGGCGATAACGGCGTATTTGATCTGCATTTTGATGCCAATGGGATCCGGACAATTTACACAAACGCGGAAATGGTGGTTAACTTACCAACCGACAAAGGCCTCTCCTTTGATGCCAGCGATCTCGCCCAGTACGCAATTGCCGGCGTGACACCGGTTTATGATGCCACCACTAAGACATTGACCTACCATTGGATACATTAG
- a CDS encoding heavy metal translocating P-type ATPase: MANNKDEMNMDHDMDNMDHSKMNMDHDMSSMDHSKMNMDHDMSQMDHSKMQMDHGDMDMSGMDMGGDMMMHGGQMMHMGNLKQKFWVSVVLAIPVLLLAPIMGLDVAVLNFHAPLIEGIAILLFDTALYFYGGSPFLKGAWAEVKSKAPAMMTLITLGISVSYFYSIYAFIANNLMHTATHVMDFSFELATLILIMLLGHWLEMNAVMGAGDAVEKMAALLPKTAHLVTENGETKDVQVSDLQVGQSFQVRSGESIPADGTITNGQSTVNEALVTGESAAVNKNVGDKVIGGATNNNGTLTVEITGTGESGYLSQVMKMVQEAQQSKSKAEDRADLVAKYLFYAALSVGIIAFFAWLPQGLSTGLTRMVTVFVIACPHALGVAIPLVVARSTSIGAQNGLLVRNRQAIEASQHVSHVLLDKTGTLTEGKFTVNALVPAANTDEQSLLSKLAALESNSTHPLAQAIIAAAEEKGIKVQAANNSQNIPGVGISGEIDGQNYTIVNGNYLTKNGISFDNATADQWAAKGNSVSFLLQGQQVLGMVAEGDTIKNGAKELIAGLKQRGITPVMLTGDNQKAAEHVAGLLGLDEFHAGLLPNDKQKIVSEYQAKGNHVIMVGDGVNDAPSLAEANIGVAIGAGTDVAIDSADVILVKSEPSDILHFLDLAKITNRKMVQNLWWGAGYNIIAIPLAAGILAFAGIILDPAVGAAVMAMSTIIVALNAMGLTAEKIRN, from the coding sequence ATGGCAAATAATAAAGATGAGATGAATATGGATCATGATATGGACAACATGGATCATTCTAAGATGAATATGGACCATGATATGAGCAGCATGGATCATTCTAAGATGAATATGGACCATGACATGAGTCAAATGGATCATTCAAAAATGCAGATGGATCATGGCGATATGGACATGTCCGGCATGGATATGGGTGGCGACATGATGATGCATGGCGGTCAAATGATGCACATGGGTAACCTGAAACAAAAGTTTTGGGTCTCAGTGGTCTTGGCGATTCCCGTATTACTCTTAGCACCCATCATGGGGTTGGACGTCGCTGTGTTGAACTTCCACGCCCCACTCATTGAAGGAATTGCGATTCTTTTATTTGATACGGCACTATATTTTTACGGCGGCTCACCATTTCTAAAGGGCGCCTGGGCTGAAGTTAAGAGTAAGGCACCGGCAATGATGACCCTGATTACGTTAGGTATTTCAGTTTCATATTTTTACAGTATTTATGCATTCATTGCCAATAACTTGATGCACACTGCCACTCATGTGATGGACTTCTCGTTTGAGCTGGCAACCTTGATTCTAATTATGCTGTTGGGTCATTGGTTGGAAATGAACGCGGTCATGGGTGCCGGCGATGCCGTTGAAAAGATGGCTGCTCTATTGCCGAAGACCGCTCATTTGGTAACTGAAAATGGGGAAACCAAAGATGTTCAAGTATCAGATCTGCAAGTTGGTCAATCATTTCAAGTTCGCTCAGGTGAAAGTATTCCTGCTGACGGCACCATTACCAATGGTCAATCAACCGTTAATGAAGCCTTGGTGACTGGTGAATCTGCCGCTGTTAACAAGAATGTTGGCGACAAAGTCATTGGTGGTGCTACCAACAATAACGGAACGTTGACAGTTGAAATCACCGGGACCGGTGAATCCGGCTATTTGTCACAAGTGATGAAAATGGTTCAGGAGGCCCAACAGTCGAAATCAAAGGCTGAGGATCGGGCTGATTTGGTTGCCAAGTATCTCTTCTATGCCGCCTTATCAGTGGGAATCATCGCGTTCTTTGCCTGGTTACCCCAGGGACTATCGACCGGTTTAACCCGAATGGTTACAGTCTTTGTGATCGCTTGTCCACATGCCTTGGGAGTGGCTATTCCATTGGTTGTCGCTCGTTCAACGTCGATTGGTGCGCAAAATGGTTTGCTGGTACGGAATCGTCAAGCTATTGAAGCCAGTCAACACGTCAGTCATGTGCTGTTGGATAAGACGGGAACGCTGACGGAAGGTAAATTCACTGTCAACGCCCTGGTACCAGCAGCAAATACTGATGAACAATCACTGTTAAGTAAATTGGCAGCCCTTGAAAGCAATTCTACCCATCCGCTGGCACAGGCTATTATTGCTGCTGCCGAAGAAAAGGGCATCAAGGTTCAGGCTGCTAACAATTCGCAAAACATCCCTGGTGTCGGCATTTCAGGCGAGATTGACGGCCAGAATTATACGATCGTCAACGGTAACTATCTGACAAAAAACGGGATTTCATTTGATAACGCGACTGCCGATCAATGGGCAGCCAAAGGCAACTCGGTTAGTTTCCTGCTTCAAGGCCAACAGGTTTTAGGGATGGTTGCCGAAGGAGATACGATTAAGAACGGGGCCAAAGAGCTGATTGCCGGATTGAAACAACGTGGCATTACGCCAGTGATGTTAACCGGTGATAATCAAAAAGCAGCCGAACACGTTGCCGGACTGCTTGGCTTGGACGAATTTCATGCTGGATTGCTGCCGAATGACAAGCAAAAAATTGTCTCTGAGTACCAGGCAAAGGGCAATCACGTCATTATGGTCGGTGATGGTGTTAACGATGCGCCAAGTCTGGCAGAAGCCAACATTGGCGTGGCAATTGGTGCCGGGACCGACGTGGCGATTGATTCGGCCGACGTTATCCTGGTTAAATCAGAACCCAGTGACATTCTTCACTTCCTTGATTTAGCCAAGATTACCAACCGAAAAATGGTTCAGAACCTCTGGTGGGGAGCCGGTTACAACATTATTGCCATCCCACTGGCAGCTGGTATCTTAGCATTTGCCGGCATCATTTTGGATCCCGCCGTTGGGGCTGCTGTAATGGCAATGTCAACCATCATCGTGGCCTTGAATGCAATGGGATTGACCGCTGAAAAAATTAGGAATTAA
- a CDS encoding CopY/TcrY family copper transport repressor yields the protein MIDAKNVTITDSEWEVMRAIWTMGSTTSRELIDAMNELQGWSDSTTKTLLHRLIKKGAVEQIGDSRPFTFKPVVGEKESMSAAADDLFDHMCAMRAGSTIAQVIKTRELSKSDIAELQQILAEKAKDAPEMVQCNCLPGKMTCEEDR from the coding sequence ATGATAGATGCTAAAAATGTTACCATCACCGATTCTGAATGGGAAGTTATGCGGGCAATTTGGACAATGGGGTCGACAACCAGTCGTGAGCTGATCGACGCGATGAACGAACTACAGGGCTGGTCTGACTCAACAACTAAGACACTCTTGCACCGATTGATTAAAAAGGGCGCTGTTGAACAAATCGGCGATAGTCGACCATTTACCTTTAAACCGGTCGTCGGCGAAAAGGAATCAATGTCCGCTGCGGCGGACGATTTATTTGATCATATGTGCGCGATGCGAGCCGGCTCTACAATTGCCCAAGTGATCAAGACACGCGAATTGTCAAAAAGTGACATTGCAGAATTGCAGCAGATATTGGCTGAGAAAGCCAAGGATGCTCCGGAAATGGTTCAATGCAACTGTCTGCCGGGGAAAATGACATGTGAGGAGGATCGTTAA
- a CDS encoding GNAT family N-acetyltransferase, translating into MSVRFEYATHDELPRIVEIYNEIIPSRLATADLEPVSVASRENWFAEFNHETRPLWVMKVDDQIAGWVGLESFYGRPAYHKTAEISIYIDANYRHQGLGQQAIDFVSGELERLGLDALVAFIFSHNLPSQKLFIHNGFTVWGHLPDVAEMDGQRRSLDILGKHF; encoded by the coding sequence ATGTCAGTCAGATTTGAATATGCAACGCACGATGAACTGCCACGAATTGTTGAAATCTATAATGAGATTATTCCCAGTCGCCTTGCTACCGCCGATTTAGAGCCGGTTTCGGTTGCCTCTCGTGAGAACTGGTTTGCTGAGTTCAATCATGAAACCCGACCGTTGTGGGTCATGAAGGTTGACGATCAAATAGCCGGGTGGGTTGGCTTGGAATCATTTTATGGCCGACCAGCATACCACAAGACTGCTGAGATTAGTATTTACATTGACGCAAATTATCGTCACCAAGGCTTGGGACAGCAGGCAATCGACTTTGTCAGTGGAGAATTGGAACGCCTCGGGCTGGATGCCCTGGTTGCCTTCATTTTCAGCCATAACCTGCCGAGCCAAAAGCTCTTTATCCACAATGGATTTACGGTTTGGGGACATTTGCCAGATGTTGCCGAAATGGATGGGCAACGGCGCAGTTTGGATATTTTGGGGAAACATTTTTAA
- a CDS encoding GH25 family lysozyme: MSSLRKKGRAIILSILTVILSVSIFGAVKASAATTVIPDISEWQGKLTASKVSNLKSQVSFIINRRQYGANYQDKYATNNTNLYVQYGIPFGEYDYATFTSAASARNEANVFYQNSNKNAKFYVLDYEENDVTSGSSNAAVKAWYDQMRSLTGKKLIFYSYQSFATAHANTARKNFDAQWIANYSSRPTIQTDLWQYTNKKYVPALKESVDASTILNSSKPITWWIGGAQSADTAQPTYFTDVVSSVTTTQKLYLYDSTSFKKANRVVKVQPGTKVNVTVIHKRDSGSYYFETADGRYLTANKNFVQ, from the coding sequence ATGAGTTCATTGAGGAAAAAGGGACGGGCGATCATCCTATCGATTTTGACCGTTATCTTATCGGTTTCGATTTTTGGGGCAGTTAAGGCATCGGCTGCCACAACTGTCATTCCAGATATTTCAGAGTGGCAGGGGAAATTAACGGCTTCGAAAGTTTCAAACTTGAAGAGTCAGGTTTCCTTCATTATTAACCGCCGGCAATATGGCGCTAACTATCAAGACAAGTACGCGACCAATAACACCAATTTATACGTCCAATATGGCATTCCATTTGGTGAATATGATTACGCCACCTTCACCAGTGCGGCCAGTGCCCGTAATGAAGCCAACGTCTTCTATCAAAATTCCAACAAGAACGCCAAATTCTACGTTTTGGACTACGAAGAAAATGACGTGACTTCAGGTTCAAGCAATGCTGCTGTTAAGGCCTGGTACGACCAAATGCGTTCATTAACCGGTAAGAAATTAATCTTTTATTCCTACCAGTCCTTTGCAACGGCTCATGCCAACACCGCCAGAAAGAATTTTGATGCCCAATGGATCGCCAATTATTCTTCACGGCCAACCATTCAAACCGATTTGTGGCAGTACACTAATAAGAAGTACGTTCCCGCATTGAAAGAATCAGTTGACGCCAGCACAATTCTGAATTCCAGCAAGCCAATTACTTGGTGGATCGGCGGAGCTCAGTCAGCTGATACTGCGCAACCAACTTATTTCACCGACGTTGTCAGCAGCGTCACGACCACTCAGAAACTGTACCTGTATGATTCAACCAGCTTTAAGAAAGCCAACCGGGTTGTTAAAGTTCAGCCGGGAACCAAAGTTAACGTGACGGTAATTCACAAACGAGACAGTGGTTCATACTATTTTGAAACTGCCGACGGCCGCTACTTAACTGCCAATAAGAATTTCGTACAATAA